CAATGCCGTGCAAAGCTGCGCGGTGATGCAAATACGGCAGGTCAAAACTATCTCCTCGTTCCGTAAGTATCAGGTCGGGGTCGGCATGAGCAACCTCAATGTTAAGTTTATTGATCATCTTCGCTTCAGAATTTCCCTCGATCACGCTGTTACCAAAAACAATCCTGCCGATGGGGTCGTCCATCGTGATAATTCCTTTATCCCTGCCTGGTATTACCGATAATTCCATGCTTACAAGTTCGGGCACTTCATAGTCAAGGGTATACTGGCTGTCATCAAGAATATCTCCTTTGAGTCTTGCAGCTGGAAACAGCTTGTATTCAAGGAGATACTGCCTGACCGGGTCGAGGTCGATGTTGTACAGGCTGCATCCCTTCGCCTCAAGCATCGAGGCGATCTCGTAAACTGAATTCGGTTCTATGGCAGCAGATATTACTTTTTCAGGCTCTTTGCCGAGCCACGTGCTCTTCTCTTCAAAATGCGTATGTTTCACACCGGGCAGGCTGGCTATCAGGGATAAAAGTTCTGGTTTATTTGAAATGTATATCCTGGGATAATACACCTCACGTTCTGGCTTGCAGTCTGAGCCGTCTTTAATCCATCTTGTTATGGTGCAGTTCTCCGGATTGTACCTGATATCCAGCAGGAACATTCGCTTTCGCCTCCCGCAGTGAATTGATTTCCTTCTGCTGCTCGATAAGAATAGACAGGAACACGGCATCCATCGGGTCAAGGGTAGGCGCAACCGTGCAGGATGATGCATGCTTCCTTGCCTTGTTCATGAGGCTATCGAATGCAGCCTTATCCTCCCCGCGCAGCGCCCTTCTGAATACTGAAAGCTCCACTATCATTTCCTCAAGCAACATTCGGAAGCTGGGCACTGTTCTGCCCATATGCATCACCTCCTGTAAAATCTGTAAACCTCATCTGCCCTGGCGGCACGGGCATATACTCAAAAACGTGACCGTTATCGAATAGCCTTATGAGCTTCTTTGAGGGTTGCTCTACGCGGATGACCCTGTCGGCCCTGGATGCAAGCTGCCTGTCCCCGTACCATGAGCCGCCGAAACTCGTGATTGCTGTAATAACGCTAGAAGACGCAGTCAGCAGTTTTAAATGTTCAAGCAGCGGCTCGAACAGTCTCATGCCGTCCGAGCCAGAAAACAGGGAAGGCAGATAGGATATCGCCAGTACGGCGGGGTTCCACTGCGGAAGTGCATCCTGCAATCCATTTATCAGGGCTTCCATCTGGTATTCGGTGAAGGCACGGGCGACATGAATGCGAGAGAGTACTTTCCTGGGCTCTGCGCCGAAGGATTTTGCGATCCTTGAGAGGGTGTAGGGATTGAAACTGTTCCCGCCGTCCACAAATACAGCATCCCTGTCTAATGATACAACCGAGGCAGCGCAGAGGCGGAATAAAACATCAGGCACCAGACCGGATGAACCCTCAATCACGGTGATGCATGAGGGTTTGAAATCCCGAAGGTCAATGCATGGCAATACAGGTAGACTGCGGGCGCTAATGCAGTAAGACATAACACTCACACCGGAGGGGAATAATAAGGTAGGACGGATCAGCTTAAAAGCAATTTGAGAGCGGGGCGAAAGTATTCGGTTCAGAATAGAAGTAAAATATTTAATTAAAAGCAAAAGAAATCTTATGAAATTATGAAGATAAAAATTGCATCTGAAAGCGGTGAAGCACTAGCTGAGTGAACAATAGGATAAGAACAATAAAACTTCGATTTAAAAATCGATTAGAAAAAAAAGAAATGATAATTTTTCAGGCTAACCATTTTTCCCCATACTTATTATGATGTGTGAAAGACCCTATATCCCGTCTTACCCTCAGATATTTTGTTTCTGAAACAGGGTAGCCTAGTTTGCATGCAAATCCAAGTTCCATATATTCAGGAATATTAAGTATCTTCTTTAATTCTTTCTGCACACCACCAAACGCACTCATTATATGCATGCTTACACCTAATGATTGAGCCATTAACCATATATTTTCCATCACACAACCGAGGCTTAAGAAACCTAGAACGTCGCCCTCAGATGCTGGAGCTCTTTTTCTTCTATCATAAATAATTAAAAGGATTGTATTCCCTCCCCTGATAGTGTCGCTGAGAGGAGTAGGGTTTCTTTCCTTAATTGCCTCATCCAGTTTAGAAGCATCTCTCCAATTTGGTGGAAATTGGGTTCCTAAAATCCCTATTTTTTTTCTTTTTAGCTCTTCTTCTGACATGGATAGCTGCTCAAAGTTTTCTCTGATAAATTCTTCTGATATAATGGATTCGATTTTTCCAAGAGTTTCAATAACCTTTTTATCATCAATTACAATAATATCAAAGTTCTGCATGTTGTGTGCTGTTGGAGCCCAACGTGCTGCCTCTAAAATCATCTTTAATTTATCCTTTGGAATAAGCTTTTTTGGATCAAACTGGCCTCTGCTGGAATGTCTTTCCTGGATTAGCTTAATTATATCAGTCATTCTTATCACTTCCAATTTTCAAAACAGCCCTAAAGTGAACTGTTGCAGTCATCATCTTTTCAAAAGCTAAAGCGGCCTGCTCCAGTGGGAAAACCTCAACCATTGGCTTTATTTTAGAAACGACGCTGAACCTTAATGCGTCTTCAGGAGTTCCTCCAACCCATCCGCTAATTGATCTCTGACCCATCATTAATATAACTGGCGGTATGGTCATTGGTTCGTTTGAAAAGGTGACTATAATCATCTGACCATTTCTGGCTAAACCATTTACAAGTTCTGCC
This window of the Candidatus Methanoperedens sp. genome carries:
- a CDS encoding nitroreductase family protein, whose amino-acid sequence is MTDIIKLIQERHSSRGQFDPKKLIPKDKLKMILEAARWAPTAHNMQNFDIIVIDDKKVIETLGKIESIISEEFIRENFEQLSMSEEELKRKKIGILGTQFPPNWRDASKLDEAIKERNPTPLSDTIRGGNTILLIIYDRRKRAPASEGDVLGFLSLGCVMENIWLMAQSLGVSMHIMSAFGGVQKELKKILNIPEYMELGFACKLGYPVSETKYLRVRRDIGSFTHHNKYGEKWLA